The Nostoc sp. 'Lobaria pulmonaria (5183) cyanobiont' DNA window AATAGTGTATTTTACAGGTACTTCTTGAGTGAGAATGACCATTCTTTGATCATATTTAGGCAAGAGTAAATTATATTTACCGCCAATGCCATGAATTTCACAAATTGTCACAGGATGTTTTATTCCTTTAGGTTCTATTTGTAGTTGTCCAGCAATTTTGAGGTCAATATTGGCATCCTTATAGGTATTTTCGGAAATTAAAATCTGTCCTCCCACTGTATAAAATTCAATTCGAGCAGCCAAATTAACATGACTGCCAATAACTGTATATTGAGCGCGTTTTTGAGAACCAACATTTACCGCTACAGCCTCGCCTGTATTAATCCCAATTCCCATTTCCAGAATTGGGAAATTCATTTGCTGATTTTGTTCGTTGACTTTTCTATTGCCGCACTTAAAATTTG harbors:
- a CDS encoding adenylate/guanylate cyclase domain-containing protein, translated to MNFPILEMGIGINTGEAVAVNVGSQKRAQYTVIGSHVNLAARIEFYTVGGQILISENTYKDANIDLKIAGQLQIEPKGIKHPVTICEIHGIGGKYNLLLPKYDQRMVILTQEVPVKYTILQGKYAVVTVFMGDFINLSEKGAQLRRRPASCQQTSPHSLELLSNLKLKLLIEAEMATEEEHIYAKVIEQSHVDEHLFLLRFTAVSPKADAILNALRQPG